A DNA window from Paraburkholderia sp. IMGN_8 contains the following coding sequences:
- the pqqA gene encoding pyrroloquinoline quinone precursor peptide PqqA, protein MQWTTPAYTDLRFGFEITMYIANR, encoded by the coding sequence ATGCAGTGGACTACCCCCGCCTATACCGATCTGCGCTTTGGTTTTGAAATCACGATGTACATCGCCAATCGCTGA
- a CDS encoding sigma-54-dependent Fis family transcriptional regulator, giving the protein MRDDVCHATMPIAPREAAWLTPSIQKSHERSQTFGLSAAMRPDYDVLPAAELALKLEQNRILCAHATPVMETLHEQIVNTQSMIVLTDAQGLILHSIGDDDFLRRAEKVALRPGANWAEERQGTNAIGTAIAECSPTVVHGEQHYLAANRFLTCSSVPILDPYGDLIGVLDVTGDHHSYHQHTMALAKMSVQMIENHLFTNTFRETLQIAFHGRPEFLGTLMEGIVAFTCDGRFLSANRSAQFQLGMPLAALRAHTLSSLFGLTSAQLIDRLRANRDRHLSLNLNSGAVICAHVEFRRVTLADDGLLPQAYGAAKPVQSSDPPPAAVTAGTLSKLSYLDTGDAQIAAVIAKVRKVLGKDIPILITGETGTGKELLAQAIHNDSPRRSGAFVAVNCASIPESLIESELFGYEEGAFTGARRKGATGKLLQANGGTLFLDEIGDMPYPLQVRLLRVLQERLVNPLGSTKSIPVNIAIICATHRDLREMIAQNGFREDLYYRLNGLVVKLPPLRERTDLAAVIQKMLQSASLDEPDGRRLSVASDVMTLFEQCAWPGNFRQLGNLLRTAAAMVDEDGEIRREHLPDDFFDDLRSAARPAARTIEAGPLPGGRLQDVTACAIAAAVAQHRGNVSAAARALGVSRNTIYRKLPALAGTDGGMDEV; this is encoded by the coding sequence ATGCGCGATGATGTCTGTCACGCCACGATGCCAATCGCACCGCGTGAAGCTGCTTGGCTCACGCCATCCATTCAGAAATCTCACGAACGATCGCAAACATTCGGCTTGAGTGCCGCGATGCGGCCGGACTATGACGTCCTGCCGGCTGCGGAACTGGCGTTGAAGCTGGAGCAAAACCGTATCCTGTGCGCGCACGCCACCCCGGTGATGGAAACGCTTCACGAACAGATCGTCAACACGCAAAGCATGATTGTGCTGACCGACGCGCAAGGGCTCATTCTGCATTCCATTGGCGACGACGATTTTCTGAGACGGGCGGAGAAGGTCGCGCTACGTCCGGGCGCGAACTGGGCCGAGGAGCGGCAAGGAACAAACGCTATTGGCACGGCCATCGCCGAATGCTCTCCCACGGTCGTTCATGGCGAGCAGCACTACCTGGCCGCCAACCGCTTTCTCACGTGCTCCAGCGTGCCGATCCTCGATCCGTATGGCGATCTGATCGGCGTGCTCGACGTCACGGGCGATCACCACAGCTACCACCAGCACACGATGGCGCTGGCCAAGATGTCCGTGCAGATGATCGAAAACCATCTGTTTACCAATACCTTTCGCGAGACACTGCAAATCGCCTTTCACGGCCGGCCCGAGTTTCTCGGCACATTGATGGAAGGCATCGTCGCGTTCACCTGCGATGGCCGCTTCCTGTCGGCCAACCGCAGTGCGCAGTTCCAGTTGGGCATGCCGCTTGCGGCATTGCGCGCGCATACGCTGTCGTCGCTGTTCGGCCTGACGAGCGCGCAACTGATCGACCGTCTGCGCGCAAACCGCGATCGCCATCTATCGCTGAACCTCAATAGCGGCGCGGTCATTTGTGCGCACGTCGAGTTCCGGCGCGTCACACTCGCCGACGACGGCCTGCTGCCGCAGGCGTACGGTGCGGCAAAGCCCGTGCAGAGTTCCGACCCGCCGCCTGCGGCTGTCACTGCAGGCACGCTGTCGAAACTCAGCTATCTGGACACGGGCGATGCGCAGATCGCGGCGGTCATCGCAAAGGTCCGCAAGGTGCTCGGCAAGGACATCCCCATCCTGATCACCGGCGAGACGGGTACGGGCAAAGAACTGCTCGCCCAGGCCATCCACAACGATTCGCCACGCAGGTCGGGGGCGTTCGTCGCGGTCAACTGCGCGTCGATACCGGAGAGCCTGATCGAATCCGAGTTGTTCGGCTACGAAGAAGGCGCGTTCACCGGCGCGCGCCGCAAAGGCGCAACCGGAAAACTGCTGCAAGCGAACGGCGGCACGCTCTTTCTCGACGAGATCGGCGACATGCCCTACCCGCTCCAGGTGCGGCTGCTACGCGTGCTGCAGGAGCGTCTCGTCAATCCGCTTGGCTCCACGAAGTCGATTCCCGTCAATATCGCGATCATCTGCGCGACCCACCGCGATCTGCGCGAAATGATTGCGCAGAACGGTTTCCGCGAGGACCTGTATTACCGCCTGAACGGTCTGGTCGTGAAATTGCCGCCCCTGCGCGAGCGCACGGATCTGGCCGCCGTGATCCAGAAGATGCTGCAAAGTGCGTCGCTGGATGAACCCGATGGTCGGCGCCTGAGCGTCGCAAGCGACGTGATGACGTTGTTCGAACAATGCGCGTGGCCGGGCAATTTCCGCCAGCTAGGCAATCTTCTGCGCACGGCGGCCGCCATGGTGGATGAGGACGGCGAAATCAGGCGAGAACACCTGCCCGACGATTTCTTCGACGATTTGCGCAGCGCCGCCAGGCCCGCTGCGCGCACGATTGAAGCGGGCCCATTGCCGGGCGGTCGCTTGCAGGACGTTACCGCCTGTGCGATCGCGGCGGCGGTTGCCCAGCATCGCGGCAACGTGTCGGCAGCGGCCCGTGCGCTGGGCGTCTCGCGCAACACCATCTACCGGAAATTGCCGGCGTTGGCCGGCACGGACGGTGGCATGGACGAGGTCTGA
- a CDS encoding Hsp20/alpha crystallin family protein, whose translation MSNLTRFDPFPLEPMSELFQGLFRPLRGAGGDAPLADIKVDVTESDTAYAVKAELPGVDKNDIDVKIDGNIVSISAKVERNQELKEGERVIRRERYSGAVSRSFSLASEIDEATAAAEYKDGVLSLTLPKKAASERKRLPIA comes from the coding sequence ATGAGCAACTTGACCCGTTTTGATCCGTTTCCGCTTGAACCCATGTCGGAACTCTTTCAAGGCCTGTTCCGTCCGCTGCGCGGCGCGGGCGGCGATGCGCCATTGGCCGACATCAAGGTCGACGTAACGGAAAGCGACACCGCATACGCAGTGAAGGCCGAACTGCCGGGTGTCGACAAGAACGATATCGACGTGAAAATCGACGGCAACATCGTATCGATCAGCGCCAAGGTCGAACGCAATCAGGAACTGAAGGAAGGCGAGCGCGTGATACGGCGCGAGCGGTATTCGGGCGCGGTCAGCCGGTCGTTTTCGCTCGCGAGCGAGATCGACGAAGCCACGGCCGCAGCGGAGTACAAGGACGGCGTCCTCTCGTTGACGCTGCCCAAGAAGGCGGCTTCCGAGCGCAAGCGTCTGCCGATAGCGTGA
- the pqqB gene encoding pyrroloquinoline quinone biosynthesis protein PqqB, whose amino-acid sequence MKIKILGSGAGGGLPQWNCNCANCTQARNCTGDVLPRTQSSIAVSGNGVDWILINASPDLLAQLRANPELQPARSIRDSGIAAVILIDAQIDHVTGLLMLRERTTPLPLYACAPVFDDLSTGLPLVALLDHYCGVERHEIALDQPFTVAPAEGIRFTALPIESKAPPYSPRRAEAAPGDNIALLIENVATGARVFYAPGLAAAPEPVLEAMRSAQLVLVDGTFWSATEMIDLGLSKHHAADMGHLAQCGYQGLPGMVQLLDALPHATRKVLIHINNTNPILDPHSAEHAVIRARGIEVARDGMQFQV is encoded by the coding sequence ATGAAGATCAAGATTCTTGGTTCGGGTGCGGGCGGCGGACTGCCGCAATGGAACTGCAACTGTGCGAACTGCACCCAGGCCCGCAACTGCACCGGCGATGTGTTACCGCGCACCCAATCATCGATTGCAGTGAGCGGGAACGGCGTCGACTGGATTCTGATCAATGCATCGCCGGACCTGCTCGCCCAATTGCGCGCGAATCCGGAATTGCAACCCGCCCGCTCGATCCGCGACAGCGGCATCGCCGCGGTCATACTGATCGACGCGCAGATCGATCACGTCACCGGTTTGCTGATGTTGCGCGAACGCACGACGCCACTGCCGCTGTATGCCTGCGCACCCGTGTTCGACGATCTCTCTACCGGCTTGCCGCTCGTTGCGCTGCTCGACCATTACTGCGGTGTCGAGCGTCACGAAATCGCGCTCGATCAACCCTTCACGGTCGCGCCGGCGGAGGGCATCCGCTTCACCGCGTTGCCGATCGAGAGCAAGGCGCCGCCCTATTCGCCTCGCCGCGCCGAAGCCGCGCCAGGCGATAACATCGCGCTGCTGATCGAGAACGTCGCCACAGGTGCGCGCGTTTTCTATGCGCCGGGTCTCGCGGCCGCGCCGGAACCCGTGCTCGAAGCGATGCGCTCTGCGCAACTCGTGCTGGTCGACGGCACCTTCTGGTCCGCTACGGAGATGATCGACCTCGGTCTGTCCAAGCATCACGCGGCGGACATGGGCCATCTTGCGCAGTGCGGCTATCAGGGTCTGCCGGGCATGGTTCAACTGCTCGACGCGCTGCCCCATGCAACGCGCAAGGTGCTGATTCACATCAACAACACCAATCCGATTCTCGACCCGCATTCCGCCGAACATGCCGTGATACGTGCCCGCGGTATTGAAGTGGCGCGCGACGGAATGCAATTTCAGGTATAG